The following is a genomic window from Cupriavidus basilensis.
CAGGACGGGGAAGCCCTTGCACGGGCGCGCGAAACGGCTGCCGAACTGGCAAAGCTTCCCAAGGCTTCGGTACGCGCGACAAAGCGGATGTTGAACCACGAGAATCGTGCCGCTGTGGGTTCTGCGCTCGACCTGGAAGTGAAGATGTTCGCCGAACTCTTGAATACCGAAGCCACTCAGGAAATCTTCAAATCCTTCCTGAACAAGAAGCGTTAAGAACGCCATGGCCGAGTTGATAAAAATCGAATCAGAAAATTTCGTCCGGGTCATTACGATGAATCGGCCGGATAAGAGAAACGCGCTGAACTCGGAAATGTGCGACGCGTTGCACGACGCGTGGCAAGACTTCGCGGGCTCAGAGGATCGCGTTGCCCTGCTACGTGCAGAGGGGTCGGTGTTTACGGCAGGCCTCGACACGGACGATCCACCGGATTCCTTTTGGCATGCCATTCCCAATGTCGCATTTGACATTGGAAAGCCGGTTATTGCAGCGGTTAATGGCCCCGTGATAGCGGCGGGCGTATCGATGCTTGCATTCTGCGATCTTTGTGTAGCGACTTCGGCAACGACCTTCGTCTATCCCGAAGGTCGCCTAGGCATGGCAGCCGGCTTGATTAGCTCGCTGGTCGGTCGGATTCCCCACAAGATCGCGATGGAGCTCATGTTGACCGGGCGCCCGGTATCCGCCCAACGGGCCTATGAAGTCGGATTCGTAAACGAACTCTGTGAACCAGGAAGCGAAACAGAGGCAGCTCTAGTGACAGCGCGTCAGATTGCGAGCGCAGCGCCGCTGGTACTGCGTTTCCTCAAACAGGCGGCGAGACACTCGATTCCGGTAGGACTGGTTGAGGCAGGCTATAGCGCCCAGTACCAAGCTCAGATGCTGGCCAGGAGTGAAGACGCCCGGGAAGGGGCGTTGGCGGCCAAGGAGCGTCGCGCTCCCGTTTTCGTGGGCCGCTAGGACTAACTAACACAGTAGGGGACTGAGAAATGGATCTGAATTTCACAGAAGAAGAGCAGGAATTTAGAAAAGAGGTACATGCGTGGATCGACGCCCATTTGCCGAAGGAGATCTCGCACAAGGTGCACAACGGACTGCAGCTATCCCGCACCGATATGCAGCGTTGGCACCAAATTCTGGGGAAAAAGGGTTGGCTGACGTATAAGTGGCCAGTCGAGTTCGGCGGCACGGGCTGGACACCAGTGCAGCGGCACATATTCGAGGAAGAGTGCGCGTTGGCAGGAGCACCGCGACTCGTGCCCTATGGGCCTGTCATGGTGGCACCAGTCATCATGGCATTTGGTAACGCTGAGCAACAGGCGCGCTTCTTGCCCGGCATTGCGACGGGCGATGTTTGGTGGAGCCAGGGTTACAGCGAGCCGGGATCGGGTTCCGACCTGGCTTCGCTCAAGACACGAGCGGAGCGAAAGGGAGACAAGTACATAGTCAATGGTCAAAAGATCTGGACCACGTTGGCTCAGTACGGGGAGTGGATTTTCTGTCTCGTCCGGACCAATACAGAAGGGAAGCCGCAGGCAGGGATCAGTTTCCTGCTCATTGACATGCGTTCGCCTGGCGTCACGGTTCGGCCCATTAAGCTGCTGGACGGCGAGTGCGAGGTCAATGAGGTCTGGTTCGACAATGTTGAGGTCCCCGTTGAGAACCTGATTGGCGAAGAAAATAAGGGCTGGACCTATGCCAAACACCTTCTCAGTCACGAACGCTCGAACATTGCAGAAGTCGGGCGTGCCAAGCGTGAGCTCCGACGCCTGAAGCGAATCGCGGCTGCAGAAG
Proteins encoded in this region:
- a CDS encoding enoyl-CoA hydratase/isomerase family protein gives rise to the protein MAELIKIESENFVRVITMNRPDKRNALNSEMCDALHDAWQDFAGSEDRVALLRAEGSVFTAGLDTDDPPDSFWHAIPNVAFDIGKPVIAAVNGPVIAAGVSMLAFCDLCVATSATTFVYPEGRLGMAAGLISSLVGRIPHKIAMELMLTGRPVSAQRAYEVGFVNELCEPGSETEAALVTARQIASAAPLVLRFLKQAARHSIPVGLVEAGYSAQYQAQMLARSEDAREGALAAKERRAPVFVGR
- a CDS encoding acyl-CoA dehydrogenase family protein, encoding MDLNFTEEEQEFRKEVHAWIDAHLPKEISHKVHNGLQLSRTDMQRWHQILGKKGWLTYKWPVEFGGTGWTPVQRHIFEEECALAGAPRLVPYGPVMVAPVIMAFGNAEQQARFLPGIATGDVWWSQGYSEPGSGSDLASLKTRAERKGDKYIVNGQKIWTTLAQYGEWIFCLVRTNTEGKPQAGISFLLIDMRSPGVTVRPIKLLDGECEVNEVWFDNVEVPVENLIGEENKGWTYAKHLLSHERSNIAEVGRAKRELRRLKRIAAAEGMMDDPRFKDEVSKLEVDIIALEMLVLRVISAEKSGKNPLDIAGLLKIRGSEIQQRYSELMMLAAGPYSLPFIQDAMLTEWDGEFPGGERRNAPLAATYFNLRKTTIYGGSNEVQRNIVSQVVLG